From a region of the bacterium genome:
- a CDS encoding tetratricopeptide repeat protein: APAVPAPRPVPAAPAPSAVAPRAAAAPAPAPTPAAAPAAAAQPVAKPATPTDEAASGESAEEAFNGAYADYSRGHFDLALAGFRRAKAIDPDGPLADDSQYWLGETLYAQKKHLEAAKAFSDLVDQFPKSDKVLMARLKRGMALCEGKKTEEGVAELRKLIKSAPSTDEARLAREYIKRKKL, translated from the coding sequence GCGCCCGCCGTCCCCGCCCCGCGGCCCGTGCCCGCGGCGCCCGCGCCGAGCGCCGTCGCGCCTCGCGCGGCCGCGGCGCCCGCTCCCGCGCCCACGCCCGCGGCCGCTCCCGCGGCCGCCGCGCAACCCGTCGCCAAGCCCGCAACGCCGACCGACGAGGCCGCCTCCGGCGAGAGCGCCGAGGAGGCGTTCAACGGCGCCTACGCCGACTACTCGCGCGGCCACTTCGACCTCGCGCTGGCCGGCTTCCGCCGCGCCAAGGCGATCGACCCCGACGGCCCCCTGGCCGACGACTCGCAGTACTGGCTCGGCGAGACGCTCTACGCGCAGAAGAAGCACCTCGAGGCGGCCAAGGCCTTCTCCGACCTGGTGGACCAGTTCCCCAAGAGCGACAAGGTCCTCATGGCCCGCCTGAAGCGCGGCATGGCCCTGTGCGAAGGGAAGAAGACCGAGGAAGGGGTCGCCGAGCTGCGGAAGCTGATCAAGAGCGCCCCCTCGACGGACGAGGCGCGGCTGGCCCGCGAGTACATCAAGCGCAAGAAGCTGTGA
- the rpsT gene encoding 30S ribosomal protein S20: MANHKSAAKKARHDVVRRLRNRFWRTRMRSQVKKFRTAVEEGDKPAAEALLVDTLGLVDRTARAGVIHDRTADRYKSRLQLAFNKMA, from the coding sequence ATGGCGAATCACAAGTCGGCCGCCAAGAAGGCCCGTCACGACGTCGTCCGGCGGCTGCGCAATCGTTTCTGGCGGACGCGCATGCGCTCGCAGGTGAAGAAGTTCCGCACCGCCGTGGAAGAGGGCGACAAGCCGGCCGCGGAGGCTCTGCTCGTGGACACGCTCGGGTTGGTGGACCGCACCGCCCGCGCCGGCGTCATCCACGACCGGACCGCCGACCGCTACAAGTCGCGCCTGCAGCTCGCGTTCAACAAGATGGCGTAG